The Vibrio tarriae genome includes a window with the following:
- a CDS encoding sensor histidine kinase yields the protein MMSSAVQEQHSHLDSLEDQVERYKQVLDVMPAGVILLDTQGIVREANPEAQRLLDVPLVGEKWYSVIQIAFAPRDDDGHEISLRNGRKVRLAISASTTGQLILITDLTETRLLQSRISDLQRLSSLGRMVASLAHQVRTPLSSAMLYAANLAAPNLPPATRERFQSKLVDRLHDLEKQVNDMLLFAKGGDNKVVMPFSIGDLAAEFMPMVETALKNNQIDYGQEVENEETMLLGNANALASALSNLVMNALQIAGKGSQIDVFFRPVNGELKISVQDNGPGVPESLQHKIMEPFFTTRSQGTGLGLAVVQMVCRAHGGRLELISKEGEGACFTMCIPLERQTDSSNSETGE from the coding sequence ATGATGAGCAGCGCAGTGCAAGAGCAGCATTCCCATTTGGACTCGTTAGAAGATCAAGTTGAGCGCTATAAACAGGTATTGGATGTGATGCCCGCTGGGGTGATTTTGCTCGATACCCAAGGCATAGTGCGTGAAGCCAACCCAGAAGCACAGCGTTTACTGGATGTTCCGCTAGTCGGTGAAAAATGGTACAGCGTGATCCAGATTGCTTTTGCTCCGCGTGACGATGATGGTCATGAAATCTCGCTGCGCAATGGGCGCAAAGTGCGCTTGGCGATCTCCGCCTCGACAACGGGGCAGCTCATTTTGATCACCGACTTAACCGAAACTCGTCTATTGCAGTCGCGGATCAGTGATCTGCAACGTCTCTCTTCCTTGGGACGCATGGTGGCTTCATTGGCTCACCAAGTGCGAACACCACTGTCCAGTGCCATGCTGTATGCCGCAAATCTCGCAGCACCGAATTTACCTCCTGCTACTCGTGAGCGTTTTCAAAGTAAGTTGGTTGACCGACTGCACGATTTGGAAAAGCAAGTTAACGACATGCTACTGTTTGCCAAAGGTGGCGATAATAAGGTGGTGATGCCTTTCTCGATTGGGGATCTAGCCGCTGAGTTTATGCCTATGGTCGAAACGGCGCTGAAAAATAATCAGATCGATTATGGGCAAGAAGTCGAAAATGAAGAGACCATGTTGCTTGGAAATGCTAATGCTTTGGCTTCCGCGCTGAGTAATTTGGTGATGAATGCGCTGCAAATTGCTGGCAAAGGCTCACAAATTGATGTGTTTTTCCGCCCTGTGAATGGCGAACTTAAAATTTCCGTGCAAGATAATGGCCCCGGTGTGCCAGAGTCGTTGCAACACAAAATCATGGAACCCTTTTTTACTACTCGTTCACAAGGCACTGGCCTTGGTCTAGCGGTGGTGCAGATGGTGTGCCGTGCCCATGGTGGGCGATTGGAACTGATATCCAAGGAGGGAGAGGGCGCTTGTTTTACTATGTGCATTCCCCTTGAACGTCAGACAGATAGCTCAAACTCAGAGACTGGAGAGTGA
- the fliG gene encoding flagellar motor switch protein FliG, protein MAKDNKDGGEVVESTIDISEIPGDEKAAILLLSLNEEDAAGIIRHLEPKQVQRVGSAMARAKDLSQTKVSAVHRAFLEDIQKYTNIGMGSEDFLRNALVAALGADKANNLVDQILLGTGSKGLDSLKWMDPRQVASIIVNEHPQIQTIVLSYLEPDQSAEILAQFAERDRLDLLMRIANLEEVQPSALAELNEIMEKQFAGQAGAQAAKIGGLKAAADIMNYLDNNIESVLMEQMREQDEDLATQIQDLMFVFENLVEVDDQGIQKLLRDVPQDVLQKALKGADDGLREKIFKNMSKRAAEMMKDDLEAMPPIKVSDVETAQKEILAIARRMADNGEIMLGGGADEFL, encoded by the coding sequence ATGGCTAAAGATAATAAAGATGGTGGAGAAGTGGTCGAATCAACCATTGATATCAGTGAAATTCCCGGTGATGAAAAAGCAGCCATCCTGCTGCTCAGTTTGAATGAAGAAGATGCCGCAGGCATCATTCGCCACCTCGAGCCTAAGCAGGTACAACGGGTGGGTAGCGCCATGGCACGCGCCAAAGATTTAAGCCAAACTAAAGTGTCTGCGGTACACCGCGCCTTTTTGGAAGATATTCAGAAATACACCAACATTGGCATGGGTAGTGAAGACTTCCTGCGTAATGCCTTGGTGGCGGCACTGGGTGCCGATAAAGCCAACAACTTGGTGGATCAAATTCTGCTTGGTACCGGATCGAAAGGTCTGGATTCTCTGAAATGGATGGATCCGCGCCAAGTGGCGAGCATTATTGTCAACGAACATCCACAGATCCAAACCATTGTTTTGTCTTACCTCGAACCGGATCAATCGGCAGAAATTTTGGCGCAGTTTGCTGAGCGTGATCGCCTTGATCTGTTGATGCGTATCGCCAACTTGGAAGAGGTACAACCTTCTGCACTGGCCGAGTTGAACGAAATCATGGAGAAACAGTTCGCGGGTCAAGCCGGTGCGCAAGCGGCCAAAATTGGTGGCCTAAAAGCTGCGGCGGACATCATGAACTATCTGGACAACAACATCGAAAGCGTGTTGATGGAACAGATGCGCGAACAAGACGAAGATTTGGCAACTCAGATCCAAGATCTGATGTTTGTGTTTGAGAATTTGGTCGAAGTCGACGACCAAGGCATTCAAAAATTGCTGCGTGATGTTCCACAAGATGTGCTGCAGAAAGCTCTCAAAGGGGCAGACGATGGGCTGCGTGAGAAGATCTTCAAAAACATGTCAAAACGTGCCGCTGAGATGATGAAAGACGATTTGGAGGCGATGCCACCGATCAAAGTATCGGATGTGGAAACCGCACAGAAAGAGATCTTGGCGATTGCCCGTCGCATGGCCGACAACGGCGAGATCATGCTGGGTGGCGGTGCCGACGAATTCTTATAA
- a CDS encoding flagellar protein FliT has product MESELQRLSDLDQQIATLLAEDDIHTEDILQLVDNREQLLHSLLGYLADHPELAKSDLWLKAIGNTQQLVEQMQLKTAAMGQTLHKYRHGNKSVQQYKKFL; this is encoded by the coding sequence GTGGAATCAGAACTGCAGCGTTTGAGTGATCTCGATCAACAAATCGCAACTCTTCTTGCGGAAGATGACATTCATACTGAAGATATTTTGCAGTTGGTCGATAACAGGGAACAGCTATTGCATAGCTTGTTAGGTTATTTGGCCGATCACCCAGAATTGGCAAAGTCCGATTTATGGCTCAAGGCAATTGGTAATACTCAACAACTTGTGGAACAGATGCAGTTAAAAACGGCGGCGATGGGGCAAACACTCCATAAATATCGCCACGGAAATAAATCGGTTCAGCAATACAAAAAGTTTTTATAA
- a CDS encoding sigma-54-dependent transcriptional regulator has protein sequence MAQSKVLIVEDDEGLREALIDTLALAGYEWLEADCAEDALLKLKLNSVDIVVSDVQMAGMGGLALLRSIKQHWPNLPVLLMTAYANIQDAVSAMKDGAIDYMAKPFAPEVLLNMVSRYAPVKSDDNGDAVVADTKSLKLLALADKVAKTDANVMILGPSGSGKEVMSRYIHNASPRKEGPFIAINCAAIPDNMLEATLFGYEKGAFTGAVQACPGKFEQAQGGTILLDEISEMDLNLQAKLLRVLQEREVERLGSRKSIKLDVRVLATSNRDLKQYVQAGHFREDLYYRLNVFPITWPALCERKDDIEPLANHLIERHCKKLGLPVPSIAPNAITKLLNYPWPGNVRELDNVVQRALILSENGHIQSEHILLEGVDWHDASSLQQAVAGESMAAPQIKPVAEPEVFKPLVQGGGQSSSSQSSGLGGELRDQEFAIILDTLAECQGRRKEMAEKLGISPRTLRYKLAKMRDAGIDIPG, from the coding sequence ATGGCTCAAAGCAAAGTCTTAATCGTAGAAGATGACGAAGGTCTTCGCGAAGCGTTGATCGACACCTTGGCTTTAGCGGGTTATGAGTGGCTGGAGGCCGATTGTGCAGAAGACGCTCTGCTCAAGCTCAAATTAAACAGTGTCGACATTGTGGTTTCTGATGTGCAAATGGCAGGCATGGGTGGCTTGGCTCTGCTACGCAGTATTAAACAGCACTGGCCGAATTTGCCCGTACTGCTGATGACCGCTTACGCCAATATTCAAGATGCCGTATCGGCCATGAAAGATGGCGCGATTGACTACATGGCTAAACCTTTTGCGCCAGAAGTGCTGCTGAACATGGTCAGCCGTTACGCGCCAGTAAAGTCAGATGACAACGGTGATGCCGTGGTCGCGGATACGAAAAGCCTCAAGCTGCTCGCCTTAGCCGACAAAGTGGCGAAGACCGATGCCAACGTGATGATTTTGGGGCCAAGCGGCTCTGGTAAAGAAGTGATGTCACGTTACATCCACAATGCCTCTCCTCGTAAAGAGGGACCATTTATTGCGATTAACTGCGCGGCGATTCCTGACAACATGTTAGAAGCGACGCTGTTCGGTTATGAAAAAGGCGCGTTTACCGGAGCCGTACAAGCGTGTCCCGGTAAGTTCGAACAAGCCCAAGGTGGCACCATTTTGCTCGATGAGATCAGCGAAATGGATCTCAATCTGCAAGCGAAACTGCTGCGGGTACTGCAAGAGCGTGAAGTGGAGCGCTTAGGGAGCCGCAAAAGCATCAAACTCGATGTTCGCGTGCTCGCGACCAGTAACCGTGATTTGAAACAGTATGTGCAAGCCGGACATTTCCGTGAAGACCTGTACTACCGTTTGAATGTATTTCCAATCACTTGGCCAGCCTTATGTGAGCGTAAAGACGATATTGAGCCGCTGGCTAACCATCTGATTGAGCGTCACTGCAAAAAGCTGGGTTTACCAGTTCCGAGCATTGCGCCTAATGCCATCACTAAACTGCTGAATTACCCATGGCCGGGGAATGTGCGCGAGCTGGATAACGTGGTGCAGCGTGCTTTGATCTTAAGTGAAAACGGCCATATTCAGAGTGAGCACATACTACTGGAAGGGGTCGATTGGCACGATGCCAGCAGCTTACAACAAGCGGTGGCAGGAGAGTCGATGGCTGCGCCGCAGATCAAACCTGTGGCAGAACCTGAAGTGTTTAAACCCCTAGTGCAAGGTGGTGGGCAAAGCAGTAGCTCGCAAAGTTCAGGTTTGGGTGGCGAACTGCGTGACCAAGAGTTTGCGATTATTCTTGATACGTTGGCCGAATGTCAGGGACGCCGCAAAGAGATGGCGGAGAAGTTGGGTATTAGCCCACGCACTTTACGTTACAAACTCGCCAAAATGCGTGATGCAGGGATTGATATCCCCGGTTGA
- a CDS encoding sigma-54 dependent transcriptional regulator, whose translation MQSVAKLLVIEDDAALRLNLSVILEFVGEQCEVIESTQIDQINWSVVWGGCILGSLRGQALSEQLIQSLAKANHIPLLVANKQPYSLEEFPNYVGELDFPLNYPQLSDALRHCKEFLGRKGFQVLATARKNTLFRSLVGQSMGIQEVRHLIEQVSTTEANVLILGESGTGKEVVARNIHYHSGRRNGPFVPINCGAIPAELLESELFGHEKGAFTGAITARKGRFELAEGGTLFLDEIGDMPMSMQVKLLRVLQERCFERVGGNSTIKANVRVIAATHRNLEEMIDGQKFREDLYYRLNVFPIEMPALRDRIDDIPLLLQELMTRMEAEGAQPICFTPRAINSMMEHNWPGNVRELANLVERMVILYPNSLVDVNHLPTKYRYSDIPEFQPEPSRFSSVEEQERDVLEGIFAEDFNFEEQQEFAPDIDAPQALPPEGVNLKELLADLEVNLINQALEAQGGVVARAADMLGMRRTTLVEKMRKYNMQR comes from the coding sequence ATGCAGAGTGTAGCGAAACTACTTGTGATTGAGGACGATGCCGCGCTCCGGCTCAATCTCAGTGTCATTTTAGAATTTGTAGGGGAGCAGTGTGAGGTCATTGAGTCTACTCAGATTGACCAAATCAATTGGTCGGTCGTGTGGGGCGGGTGTATTTTAGGCTCGTTGCGTGGTCAAGCGCTTTCTGAACAATTAATTCAATCTCTGGCCAAAGCTAACCATATTCCATTGCTGGTTGCCAATAAGCAGCCTTATTCCTTAGAAGAATTCCCCAATTATGTGGGTGAGTTAGATTTCCCGCTCAACTATCCGCAGTTGAGCGATGCTTTGCGTCACTGTAAAGAATTTCTCGGGCGCAAGGGCTTTCAAGTGCTTGCTACCGCGCGCAAAAATACCCTATTTCGTAGCCTTGTTGGGCAAAGTATGGGGATTCAAGAAGTTCGTCACTTGATTGAACAAGTCTCGACCACGGAAGCCAACGTGCTGATCCTCGGTGAGTCGGGCACAGGTAAAGAGGTGGTCGCGCGCAACATTCACTACCATTCAGGACGCCGTAATGGTCCTTTTGTGCCCATCAACTGTGGTGCGATTCCGGCTGAATTACTGGAAAGTGAACTGTTTGGCCATGAAAAAGGGGCGTTTACCGGAGCGATTACCGCACGTAAAGGCCGTTTTGAGCTGGCTGAGGGTGGCACACTGTTTTTAGACGAAATTGGCGATATGCCGATGAGCATGCAGGTTAAACTGCTGCGCGTGCTGCAAGAGCGCTGTTTTGAACGGGTGGGTGGTAACAGCACCATCAAGGCAAACGTTCGTGTGATTGCGGCAACGCACCGTAATTTGGAAGAGATGATTGACGGACAGAAATTTCGTGAAGATCTCTACTACCGCTTAAACGTGTTCCCCATCGAAATGCCAGCCTTGCGCGATCGGATTGATGACATTCCTTTGTTGCTACAAGAGCTGATGACTCGCATGGAAGCCGAAGGCGCGCAGCCCATCTGCTTCACGCCGCGTGCGATCAATTCGATGATGGAGCATAACTGGCCGGGCAACGTACGTGAGCTCGCCAACTTGGTTGAGCGTATGGTGATTCTCTATCCGAACAGCTTAGTGGATGTGAACCACCTGCCGACCAAATACCGTTACAGTGACATTCCTGAGTTTCAGCCAGAGCCGAGTCGCTTTAGTTCAGTTGAAGAGCAAGAGCGTGATGTTTTAGAAGGAATTTTTGCAGAAGACTTCAATTTTGAAGAGCAACAGGAATTTGCCCCTGATATTGATGCGCCACAAGCGCTGCCACCTGAAGGGGTGAATCTCAAAGAGTTGCTCGCCGATTTAGAAGTGAACCTCATCAACCAAGCGTTAGAAGCGCAAGGTGGGGTGGTGGCGAGAGCGGCAGACATGCTCGGTATGCGTCGCACCACCTTGGTTGAGAAGATGCGCAAATACAACATGCAACGCTAG
- the fliE gene encoding flagellar hook-basal body complex protein FliE, producing MRLDGLNNEMQAMMFEAMNTQPTSTGQKVGADFGAMLTKAINNVNGLQKTSSDMQMRFDRGDEGISLSDVMIARNKSSVAFEATIQVRNKLVEAYKELMNMPV from the coding sequence ATGAGACTTGACGGTTTAAATAACGAAATGCAGGCGATGATGTTTGAGGCAATGAACACTCAGCCTACATCGACAGGTCAGAAAGTTGGCGCTGACTTTGGTGCCATGTTGACTAAAGCGATCAACAACGTAAACGGCCTGCAAAAGACCTCAAGCGATATGCAAATGCGCTTTGATCGCGGCGATGAAGGGATTTCTCTTTCTGATGTGATGATCGCCCGTAACAAATCGAGTGTGGCGTTTGAAGCGACTATTCAAGTACGCAATAAGCTCGTTGAAGCGTACAAAGAACTGATGAATATGCCAGTATAA
- the fliD gene encoding flagellar filament capping protein FliD, whose amino-acid sequence MSLGPMGMNTGFDINGMVSKIVSAERVPKQQRIDNERSNIDTSISAYGRLRESLDTMKNLMTQFRQEKAFAVRKVDTSNEQVVSATATTEAIAGNYSVDVLQLAQSHKIASEVLDKDAKFGPGKLHISLGDKSFTLDVQGNSKLVDIVRGINGEKSNPGVRASIINDIEGPRLIVASNVSGKDHSVKMSAQAEPGNPLKQLEYKTLEQRVRDLERARAQAQQLIAPLTPEQQKVAAKVAEKIGDAARLVDQEVAQEIRSAAQSAQGAAGDVLNASELTDSAVKAAANAASEAKKYIRPEDRIPGWTETASGTLLDSYWEPEEELDAQGQKKAADVPGWSNAASGTLLDSYVTPQEAQQKLEQKLAQEKAQIEAAIRSGKMTPEEAKAQARAKLSPEERAYIEQVEKAQAALNAAQSAFDGYGGMTEVQSAQDSMVVLDGVATLSSNNNIIENAIEGVNLTLKGKTDRNQPPAEIGIEYDRERVRNDIEQFVAAYNQFFQTSKELAGVDPRTGQAGPLAGDSIVRSADSRLKTVFSSSIDQAPENLKSLTEFGITTTRQGTLEINYAMLDRQLNNNFTKLGEFFGGNQGFAKRVEDAISSMTGVTGSIRTREKSLNEQTYRLDDDQRSLDRRMESLEKRTHSKFSAMQDATSKMQSQLAGMMNALGG is encoded by the coding sequence ATGAGTTTAGGCCCGATGGGGATGAATACTGGCTTTGACATCAATGGCATGGTCAGCAAAATTGTCAGTGCGGAGCGCGTACCTAAGCAGCAACGCATTGACAATGAGCGCTCCAACATTGACACCAGTATCAGCGCCTATGGTCGGCTCAGAGAGTCGCTGGATACGATGAAAAATCTGATGACCCAGTTTCGTCAGGAGAAGGCTTTTGCTGTACGCAAAGTCGACACCAGTAACGAACAGGTTGTCTCCGCGACAGCCACCACGGAAGCTATTGCTGGCAACTACTCCGTCGATGTGTTGCAGCTTGCTCAAAGCCATAAAATTGCGTCTGAAGTGTTAGACAAAGACGCAAAATTTGGTCCGGGCAAGCTGCATATTTCATTGGGCGATAAAAGTTTTACGCTGGATGTGCAAGGCAACTCCAAGTTGGTCGATATTGTCCGTGGGATCAATGGTGAAAAATCCAACCCGGGCGTGCGAGCCTCGATCATCAATGATATCGAAGGGCCGCGGCTGATCGTTGCCTCTAACGTGTCAGGCAAAGATCACAGCGTAAAAATGTCCGCTCAAGCGGAACCCGGTAATCCACTTAAGCAACTCGAATACAAAACCCTCGAACAGCGAGTTCGTGATTTAGAAAGAGCGCGTGCGCAAGCTCAGCAACTCATCGCCCCACTCACCCCTGAACAGCAAAAAGTCGCCGCCAAAGTCGCGGAAAAAATTGGCGATGCTGCTCGGCTGGTCGATCAAGAAGTCGCACAAGAAATTCGAAGTGCCGCACAAAGTGCACAAGGTGCCGCAGGAGACGTGCTTAACGCTAGCGAGTTAACCGATAGTGCGGTAAAAGCCGCGGCTAATGCCGCCAGTGAAGCCAAAAAATACATCAGACCGGAAGACAGAATTCCGGGCTGGACAGAAACCGCGTCAGGCACCTTGCTCGATTCCTACTGGGAACCGGAAGAAGAACTGGATGCTCAAGGTCAAAAAAAGGCCGCTGACGTGCCCGGGTGGAGTAACGCCGCATCCGGTACACTGCTCGATTCCTACGTCACGCCGCAAGAAGCGCAGCAAAAGCTAGAACAGAAATTAGCGCAAGAGAAAGCGCAGATTGAAGCGGCGATCCGCAGCGGAAAAATGACGCCAGAAGAAGCCAAAGCCCAAGCGCGCGCGAAACTTAGCCCAGAAGAGCGTGCCTACATTGAACAAGTTGAAAAAGCGCAAGCGGCCTTGAATGCGGCGCAAAGTGCCTTTGATGGCTACGGCGGCATGACCGAAGTGCAATCGGCGCAAGACTCTATGGTGGTGCTGGATGGGGTGGCGACCTTATCGAGCAATAACAACATCATCGAAAATGCGATCGAAGGGGTCAACTTAACCCTCAAAGGCAAAACCGATCGCAATCAGCCACCCGCGGAAATCGGCATTGAATATGACCGTGAACGAGTGCGTAACGACATCGAACAGTTTGTCGCGGCCTATAATCAGTTTTTCCAAACCAGTAAAGAGCTCGCGGGTGTTGATCCACGAACCGGACAAGCCGGCCCTTTAGCGGGTGACAGCATAGTTCGTAGCGCAGACTCACGATTAAAAACCGTCTTCTCATCGAGCATTGATCAAGCGCCAGAAAACCTCAAATCACTGACTGAGTTTGGGATCACCACCACCCGACAAGGGACGCTAGAAATCAACTATGCTATGCTTGACCGCCAATTGAATAACAACTTCACTAAGTTGGGTGAGTTTTTTGGCGGCAATCAAGGCTTTGCTAAGCGGGTCGAAGATGCGATTTCGAGCATGACTGGGGTTACGGGTTCAATCCGTACCCGAGAAAAGAGCTTGAATGAACAGACTTACCGATTGGATGACGACCAACGTTCTCTCGACCGCCGTATGGAAAGTTTGGAAAAACGTACCCATTCAAAATTCAGTGCCATGCAAGATGCAACCAGCAAGATGCAGTCGCAGTTAGCGGGCATGATGAACGCGTTAGGTGGTTAA
- the fliS gene encoding flagellar export chaperone FliS, translating to MRGSLQAYKKVSVDSQLSAASPHKIVQMLMAGAIERLIQGKAAMQQGNIPVKGERLGKALDIIISLRSCLSMEDGGDIAKNLDQLYDFMVNQITQANHKNDPQMLDDVIEIIREIKSAWDQIPPEYHNLTAAEVGI from the coding sequence ATGCGTGGTTCTTTACAGGCTTACAAAAAAGTATCAGTGGATAGCCAGCTAAGTGCGGCCTCACCGCATAAAATCGTCCAGATGTTAATGGCCGGAGCGATTGAGCGCCTGATCCAAGGTAAGGCAGCGATGCAACAAGGTAACATCCCTGTGAAAGGTGAACGTTTAGGTAAAGCCTTGGATATTATCATTAGCCTACGCAGTTGCTTGTCGATGGAAGACGGTGGCGACATCGCCAAGAATCTCGATCAACTGTATGACTTTATGGTCAATCAAATTACCCAAGCCAACCATAAAAATGATCCACAAATGCTGGATGACGTGATTGAGATCATTCGTGAAATAAAGTCAGCTTGGGATCAAATTCCTCCTGAATATCACAACTTGACTGCTGCTGAAGTGGGTATTTGA
- the fliF gene encoding flagellar basal-body MS-ring/collar protein FliF translates to MADDKQTTDLALSNSGGEHALMAGSDIDHDTQNPDINEKSSKMDFTVGDLDLLRQVVLVLSISICVALIVMLFFWVREPDMRPLGAYETEELIPVLDYLDQQKQQYKLDGNTILVPVSDYNSLKLSMVRAGLNQERQAGDEILMQDMGFGVSQRLEQERLKLSRERQLAKAIEEMRQVNKARVLLALPKQSVFVRHNQEASASVFLTLRTGANLKQEEIDAVVDMVASAVPGMKPSRITVTDQHGRLLSSGSQDPVSAARRKEQELEKQQEEALRGKIDSVLIPILGLGNYTAQVDIELDFSAVEQTRKVFDPNTPATRSEYTLEDYNNGNVVAGVPGALSNQPPADASIPQDVAQMKDGSVLGQGSVHKEATRNYELDTTISHERKQSGVVNRQTVAVAVKSRSNVNPDTGEITYTPLSEADLNSIRQVLIGTVGYSENRGDLLNVLSMPFAEPEVEQMVDTPIWEHPNFNDWVRWFASALVIIIVILVLVRPAMKKLINPAADSDDQMYGPDGMPIGADGETSLIGSDIESGELFEFGSGIDLPNLHKDEDVLKAVRALVANEPELAAQVVKNWMQNG, encoded by the coding sequence GTGGCCGATGATAAACAAACAACCGATCTCGCGTTGAGCAATAGTGGTGGTGAGCATGCTTTAATGGCGGGCTCTGACATTGACCACGATACGCAGAATCCGGACATCAACGAAAAAAGTAGCAAAATGGACTTTACCGTTGGTGATCTCGATTTATTGCGCCAAGTGGTACTGGTACTGTCTATTTCAATCTGCGTTGCCCTTATCGTCATGCTGTTCTTCTGGGTGCGTGAGCCGGATATGCGTCCGCTGGGTGCTTACGAAACCGAAGAACTGATCCCCGTGTTGGATTACCTCGATCAACAGAAACAGCAATACAAACTTGATGGCAATACCATTTTGGTGCCCGTCAGTGATTACAACAGCCTCAAACTCTCCATGGTACGCGCTGGATTAAATCAAGAGCGTCAGGCCGGCGATGAAATTTTGATGCAGGATATGGGCTTTGGTGTATCACAGCGTCTAGAACAAGAACGCCTCAAATTGAGCCGTGAACGTCAACTCGCGAAAGCGATTGAAGAGATGCGCCAAGTCAACAAAGCTCGCGTACTGCTTGCATTGCCAAAGCAAAGTGTATTTGTTCGCCATAACCAAGAAGCGTCAGCGTCCGTGTTTTTGACTTTACGCACGGGAGCCAACCTTAAACAAGAAGAGATTGATGCCGTGGTCGATATGGTGGCCAGTGCGGTACCGGGAATGAAACCGAGCCGTATTACCGTCACCGATCAGCATGGTCGTTTGCTCAGCTCAGGTTCACAAGATCCCGTTTCTGCGGCTCGCCGTAAAGAGCAGGAACTGGAGAAACAACAAGAAGAAGCGCTGCGTGGAAAAATTGACTCGGTATTGATCCCGATCCTTGGTTTGGGCAATTACACTGCGCAGGTGGATATTGAACTCGATTTCAGTGCGGTGGAGCAGACACGCAAAGTGTTTGACCCCAATACGCCAGCCACACGCAGTGAATACACGCTGGAAGATTACAACAACGGTAATGTCGTCGCTGGTGTACCAGGCGCTCTCAGTAACCAACCTCCCGCTGATGCTTCTATTCCACAAGATGTGGCGCAGATGAAAGATGGCTCAGTGTTGGGGCAAGGGTCGGTGCATAAAGAAGCGACACGTAACTATGAACTCGACACCACTATCAGCCACGAGCGTAAACAGTCTGGCGTGGTGAATCGCCAAACGGTGGCGGTCGCGGTAAAAAGCCGTTCAAATGTCAATCCTGACACCGGCGAAATCACATACACGCCACTCAGTGAAGCAGATCTCAATTCGATTCGTCAGGTCCTTATTGGCACCGTAGGCTATAGTGAGAATCGTGGAGATTTGCTGAATGTCCTCAGCATGCCGTTTGCTGAGCCTGAAGTGGAACAGATGGTGGATACCCCAATTTGGGAACATCCAAACTTCAACGATTGGGTTCGTTGGTTCGCCAGCGCATTGGTCATCATCATCGTTATCTTGGTTCTGGTACGCCCAGCGATGAAGAAACTTATCAACCCTGCGGCAGATTCGGATGATCAAATGTACGGCCCGGATGGTATGCCGATTGGCGCTGACGGTGAGACTAGCCTCATCGGTAGCGATATTGAAAGCGGCGAATTGTTCGAATTTGGTTCAGGCATTGATCTGCCTAATCTTCACAAGGATGAGGACGTACTGAAAGCAGTACGTGCTTTGGTGGCAAACGAGCCAGAACTTGCGGCTCAAGTGGTGAAGAACTGGATGCAAAATGGCTAA
- the flaG gene encoding flagellar protein FlaG, with protein MEIPSYASNIQPYGSQSGTKIASENDNAKSVSLSGDNSRSVSRTDKLSEHFSEQVRARQQESVETAVAQAKQRQRLNEEQLAKMVEQMNEFVKSINKGLSFRLDHESGREVVTIYEASTGDIIRQIPEEEMLEVLRRLAREQDHRSGLLMAKV; from the coding sequence ATGGAAATACCATCCTACGCATCGAACATCCAGCCTTACGGCTCACAAAGTGGCACTAAAATTGCTTCAGAAAACGATAATGCAAAAAGCGTTTCGCTTTCAGGGGATAACAGCCGCTCGGTTTCGCGTACAGATAAATTATCTGAACACTTTTCTGAGCAGGTCAGGGCAAGACAGCAAGAATCGGTAGAGACGGCCGTGGCGCAAGCGAAGCAGCGCCAACGTCTTAACGAGGAGCAACTTGCCAAAATGGTGGAGCAAATGAATGAGTTTGTGAAATCCATTAACAAAGGCCTGTCTTTCAGATTGGATCATGAATCCGGGCGTGAGGTGGTTACTATCTACGAAGCCTCGACGGGTGATATTATTCGCCAAATCCCCGAGGAAGAGATGCTTGAAGTATTGCGCCGCCTTGCCCGTGAACAGGATCATCGATCCGGTTTACTGATGGCAAAGGTGTAA